TTCAAGGGTTGTTATTAGTGACCTCGGAATATTCATCGGTTCATTCTCAAGTCTCCGAATAGCTGTTTCAACTGAATCCGCATGAAGCGTGGCTAAGCCACCATGCCCAGTAGCCATCGCTTGAAATAGAGTATAAGCCTCAGAGCCTCTGACCTCCCCAACTATCAAATATTCAGGCCTTTGCCTCATCGCATTTTTGAGTAAATCGAATAGTGTTATCTCCGCCTGCTTTCCACTCACACCAAACCCCGAGCGGACAACTGAGGGAAGCCAATTCTCATGAGGTAACTGTAACTCTGCTGTATCCTCTATAGAGATTATCTTTGAGGTTGGCTTTATGAACATTGAGAGCATATTTATCATAGTAGTCTTGCCAGAGGCAGTGCCTCCTACAACAATAATTGAAGCACGTTTCTCTATTACGTACCAGAACCAAGCAGCTACCTCAGCGGAAAGTGTTTTATTGAGTATCAAGTCTGTTATCGTCAACGGTCTCTCGCGGAATCTCCGTATGGTAAATGAGGAGCCTCTACGCGTGACCTCCCTCTCATAGGTTACTTGCACTCTACTTCCATCAGGTAATGTCGCATCTACCACGGGCTGAGCGATGGACACAGATCTACTCGTCATGCCGGTTAGTTTAACAACAAAACGGTCCAACTCTTCGTGTGTCGAAAAAACCAGATTCGTAGGCAAAGACTCAAATTCTCTATGCCAGATGTAAATAGGTAGCCCAGGGCCGTTGCATGATATATCCTCCACATAGGGATCATGCATAAGTGGATCTATCTTGCCATAGCCGACAAAGTCCCGCGTGATGTAATATCTTACCTTACTTAATGTTTCATCGTTCACTGTGATACGGTACTTTCTGACAAGTTTCTCGATCTCTCCCGCGAGAAAATTTTCAGACTCAGTTTTAGACCCTATCCTTCTCGCGTCAACATCCAACTCGTCCATTAGCAGTTCCTTTATCTCCTCCAGCAGAGTTTCCTCATCCCTCGTCAGCGCAGGTTCGACCACTACATACCTTAACTGGTTTGAAGTTTCCTTGACAACCTTAGCCTCCACGCCTTTGCCTAATTCGTACCTTTCTATTATTGGAAAATCACACTGAAGTTCCAATGATTCCATAATCCGCCCCATAGACTCATTTATTGGGGACTGCTTGGCATGTCTCACCATCTTTAGGTCAGTATTCCTTCCGAACGAGTCTCCTCTTCCAACCTTAACTAAATTCTCGCCTTCACCATTAACATTTAACCCATCTATGCCGGAGTTATCCTTAATCGGCGTCTTCATGGTTACTTCTACCTTTATCAACCTCCACTAGAGAATAACGTAGGCCTTTTCAGAAACATCCAAGGTTCGCTGCTGGATTTTTGTTATCGAAATAACCAAAGCGTAGTAGTGGTTTTGGTATACCTTAACTAAAAACGCTTTGTAACTTGGTAAACATTACGTCAGTAACAAGTAGACTGGGGTAATTAAAGTCCCCGGCGAGAGGCTTCGCTACCTTCAAATTGTTATATAAAAATATTATGCAACTTATTTTAGTGAAGTTTCTTAATGATAAATTTAATGCGCTCCACGACAAAAACGCAAACGTCTTCAGGTGATTGTCGCGGTATGCCTTTTGAATTAACTCGAACCGGCATCGAAGGGTTAGATGTAATGCTCGGTGGCGGGTTTCCAAAAGGGAGGTGCATTATAGTAACTGGAGGGCCTGGCTGCGGGAAAACTATTCTAGGCGTGCAATTTCTCTGGAATGGGCTCTCAAAGTTTGATGAAGCCGGTGTTCTTGTTGTATTGGAAGAGGATTTAGATAAACTCAGGGAGGATATGGCTAGACTTGGTTTCGATCTTTCAAAATACGAGAATACGAAACTTAAGATAGTAGATCATTCACTTGTGACCTATCTTTCACATGAAGAGTATGAGAAGATGGTTAAGTTTCTAGCGATGCCTACATTCAAAGTTGCAAGTTTCATCGAAGCTGTAAAGTATGCCGTAAAGTCCTTGAACGCTAAAAGGATCGTAGTGGACTCGCTCTCGGCGTTGATGTTCCAGGAGCCAGACCAGGTTAAGCGTAGAACAGTTACACGGTTAATCTTCAAGACGCTAAGGGAAACTGGTTGCACCTCTCTTATCACCTGCGAGATTGGGGGAACTCCAATGGAGAGAGATTACATCCTTGAAGAGTATCTAGCTGACGGTGTAATCATGTTGCAGGGCTACAATAAAGAGGGGCACCTCATCAGAGGAATTCGCCTAGAGAAAATGCGCGGCATAGCCCATGACACCCAGACCAGACCCTACATCATAGGCCAGAATGGGATATCCGTGTTCCCGTCAGAGAAAGTCATAACGTAATATATAACCTAGAATCTTCTATTTTCTCTCAACTTTTCGTTTTATGAAGCCAAGTCGGCGGTGTTACAGTTAAGGTTCAGATAAGCTTTTTTATATTGCCACGTCAAATATGAGTAAACTTTCAGGGTAGTTTATTTGGCCACATTTAAAGTACCCACCGGGATACCTGGCTTAGATGAGTTATTAGGTGGCGGTCTCCCTCGTGGAAGGATAATTCTAATAGTGGGTGGGCCGGGGGCAGGTAAAACAATTATGTCAGCTCAGTTTCTTTTCAATGGCATTACAAAGTATGGGGAGAACGGTATATTTGTAAGCTTGGAAGAGGCGAAGCACCACTTCTACAGAGAAATGATCAATTTCGGATTCGACTTCAACCAGCTGGAGAAGCAGAAAAAGTTCATCTTCCTTGACGCATCACCCATTAGACATATGCCTGATGAAGTTAAGATCGGTAAAACAAGTGTTGGACGGAGCGAGTTCTCAATTTTCAGCTTGGTTGAAAGAATTAAGACTAGTGCTGAGATAGTTAATGCGAAACGGATAGCGATAGACCCTCTCACTCTATTAGTTTTTCAATATCCAGACATTTTTAAGCGTAGAGCCGCCATTCTCGATCTAACTGAAGGTTTAATGACGTCTGACGTTACAGTTCTCGTGACAACTGAACTGCGGCGTTTAGGCCCTAACAGAGACATAGACCCTGAAGAATATGTAGCCCACGGAGTTATAACGCTCCAAACTCTTCCTATCAAGAGATCCAGTATGAGAGTTATTCAGGTGGAGAAGATGAGAGAGGTAGCAATAGACTTACAACCTAGACCCTACAAGATAACGGATAAAGGGCTTGAGGTCTTTCCGGCGGAGAGTATCTTTGAGTAGTTTCACCCCCTAAACCCTATGCGTGGAGGAAATCGCAATTATGGCGTTAGATGAAGATTACATTAGGGCGTGTCTCGTTAAACTTGGATTAACAGAATATGAGGCACGTATTTACACAGTTTTAGTGAGGATGGGTCAGCGGACCGCCAGCGAGATTGGTTTTCTGGGGAAGATACCTAGACCCAAAACTTACGGTTCAATCAAAAGTTTGGAGCTGAAAGGCTTCATCAAAGTCATCCCGAGTAAGCCTGAACGCTATGTTGCAGTAGCGCCGAACAAGATATTACTTCCTCTCGTTGAGAGGTTGGCTGAGGATGTTGAAAGGTGTAAGAAGGTTCTGGACGATCTCGCACTCAGCTTTGAGTCTTCGCAATACATTCACATGGAGGAGCCTTATGAGAGGCGTGAACTCTGGGGTTTTCATGGGAGGGAGCAGGTTCAGAGGAAGATCCTCAAGATGGTCAACGAAGCCAAAGATTCCGTCTTTAATGTAACTAGTGCCAATGGGGCGATCAGAATTTGCAAATCTCTTTTTGATGCTTTTGAAGAGGCTGTGGGAAGAAATCTAGATGTCCGAGTTATTGCACCCCTTACCCCCGAGAACGAGCCTGCACTGAGAGATCTCAAGGAAGTAATAAAAGTCAAAACTACAACCCTTCCACTGCCAAATTATGTTTGCGCAGATGCTAATGAGATCCTTTTTATTGAAGCCATACCCGACAACCACGACATAAAGGAAGGGCGAGACATAGGCTCACTGACAGACGACCCCTCACTAGTTAGGTTGCATAGGGAATTTTTTCTCAAACTTTGGCAGATTATTTAGAAGAGAGAACGCTAAACGGCGGGCATTGTTAACTCTCACGGGAAGGTACAGGTCTAGGATAGGCAATAGCCAAACTCAGGGCAGATATGAGTACACGCTGTTTTTCAGCTATGAAGCCAACCTCAGACAAATACCTGAGATGGGTCCTCAGGGAGTTGATCTATTAGAAGTTAGTAGGAAAACGGTATGTTCACCAACTTTCGGCATCTGGTAGAGGCAGATGAGTTTAAGGAGGTAAAGGTGTAAATGGCGTATAGTAGTAGATCTTTGAATTGGAGACTTTCTGAGTTGATTCGTAAACTGGGGGAGAAGGAGAGCGTTTTGGTTGCACTTTCGGGCGGGGTTGATAGCTCTCTAGTTGCCGCTGCAAGCAAAATTGCCCTAGAGGATAGGGCAGTTGCCATAACAGCCGACTCGGCGACTCTGCCTCCTGGCGAGTTGGAGGCGGCTAGAAGAGTTGCGGAGGAAATAGGTATCAGGCATCTAGTTGTGAAGGTTGACGAGTTACGTAACCCTAACTTTGTGAGAAACAAATTTGACCGCTGCTACTACTGCAAGAAAGAGTTGATTGCTGAGTTCAAGAAAGTCGCCAACCAACTACGCCTCAAGACGTTGGTGGATGGAACCAACGCGGAGGATCTGAAGGCAAACCGGCCCGGCTCAGTAGCGTTGATGGAAGAGGGAGTTTACAGCCCTTTGGCGGATCTGGGAATCACTAAGGGCGAGGTTAGGGAGCTGGCAAGATTGCTAAATCTTTCAACAGTTGAAAAACCTTCAATGGCATGTTTGGCTACGAGGATCCCTTACGGGGAGGAGATCACTTTAGGTCGATTGTCTCGTGTAGCTGAGGCTGAAAGATTCATAAAGGATGTTGTTGGGGTAAAGCAGCTTAGAGTTCGAGACCACGGCAATCTCGCCAGGGTTGAGGTAGGCAGGGACGAGAGAAGTCTTATCTTCAACGAGAAAATATTGGAGTCGATCGCGAATAAGCTGCACTCCCTCGGGTACGTGTATGTTACAGTTGATGTTGATGGCTATAGGAGTGGCAGTATGGATGGGGCTCTGAAACCGTGAAAAAGGTTGTGGATCAAGCCTACCCCTCAACCGCCTTAAATAATTGGCAAGTACATCTAGATACCTACTCGGTCGCTCAGTCTCCCCTCTTTCAAACCCATATAGTTCAATTCTGCCACCGCAACTCTTGACTGTAAAAAATGGGTGTAAACCTACAGAAGTAGGTCGTTAGGAAAGTTGTCGCTTATTACCGGCGTCTGATGGCTGCAGTTAGCCTTTGCATAATCGAAAGCTTCCTCCACAGTAACGTCTCTTGTGCCCGCGTCAGCGTCATGATCCACCCTATCAGCTGATCCAAAGAGCATGCCTTGCTCAACTAGGTAGTAAGTAAACTGCCCGTTCTCCCAGCTCTCTCCTTCATATGCAACTCCTCTCTCGGTGGTAGCCATAGCGATGATCCTCTCAGAAGTCTGTAGGTCAGTCATCCCGCCTGCCAAGCAGGAATCAAATATGCAGATTATTCTTGTGGTCTCGAAGCCGCTGAACTCAAGCCTAAGTTCCCCGTCCCAGATTGGGACCAGCTGAGTTCCATCGTGGGATACGATAGCCTCGTCGATTCTCTCTTTATCACCGTCAGCCGCCACACCCTTCGTTCCATGACCGCTAAAGAAGAAGACAATCTCATCGTCCCCTCCAGTCTCCCTGGCCTTCAACTGTGCGATCGCATTCATAATGTTAGTTCGCGTAGCCTCACCATTCATGAGCAGTATTATGTTGTCTTTAACATAGCCGTAAGTATCCACAAGAGTTCTGTTCATATCTCTTGCATCATCATCAGAGTAGAGAAGATCATTCTCCGTACCTGGATAGTCAGAGATGCCAATCACAATTGCATATTTTGTACCATGACACGGTGCCCCGAGGACTCCGCTCGTTGCCGTTTGAGATGGCTTACTTTTTTGCGTTTTTGCATCTTTAACTGTTAATTTTTTCACCGTCTCCACATCGGTGGCTGGAACAGACCAGCCATACTGGCGCGGGGTGAACGTTACTGTGAGATTCTCGGAAACAGTTATCGACAACTCGTTCGCTCCAATATATGCCGTATATTTCCCCGGTTCAAATGTGGTCGTCTCGAAAGCTTTCTCTATGAGCTCAAATAAGGCTCTCGGGACCTCTATCGCAGATGCCCCGGCTGGGACGGTAGATGTCTCTTCCCATACAATCTCGCCTGTCACAGTGTTTTTGAGGCATACAGTTACTGTTGCGTC
This genomic interval from Candidatus Bathyarchaeia archaeon contains the following:
- a CDS encoding type II/IV secretion system ATPase subunit, translating into MIKVEVTMKTPIKDNSGIDGLNVNGEGENLVKVGRGDSFGRNTDLKMVRHAKQSPINESMGRIMESLELQCDFPIIERYELGKGVEAKVVKETSNQLRYVVVEPALTRDEETLLEEIKELLMDELDVDARRIGSKTESENFLAGEIEKLVRKYRITVNDETLSKVRYYITRDFVGYGKIDPLMHDPYVEDISCNGPGLPIYIWHREFESLPTNLVFSTHEELDRFVVKLTGMTSRSVSIAQPVVDATLPDGSRVQVTYEREVTRRGSSFTIRRFRERPLTITDLILNKTLSAEVAAWFWYVIEKRASIIVVGGTASGKTTMINMLSMFIKPTSKIISIEDTAELQLPHENWLPSVVRSGFGVSGKQAEITLFDLLKNAMRQRPEYLIVGEVRGSEAYTLFQAMATGHGGLATLHADSVETAIRRLENEPMNIPRSLITTLEAIVVIGRVRLKEKSVRRVLTVTEIVGLDPLTKEILAKGIFEWNPQTDSYNSEKKSYLLGKIMERHGLSYTEVEQELANRRRVIEWMAKNKIQDYRDVVEVIRSYYMDPLSLRERIGM
- a CDS encoding ATPase domain-containing protein produces the protein MPFELTRTGIEGLDVMLGGGFPKGRCIIVTGGPGCGKTILGVQFLWNGLSKFDEAGVLVVLEEDLDKLREDMARLGFDLSKYENTKLKIVDHSLVTYLSHEEYEKMVKFLAMPTFKVASFIEAVKYAVKSLNAKRIVVDSLSALMFQEPDQVKRRTVTRLIFKTLRETGCTSLITCEIGGTPMERDYILEEYLADGVIMLQGYNKEGHLIRGIRLEKMRGIAHDTQTRPYIIGQNGISVFPSEKVIT
- a CDS encoding ATPase domain-containing protein codes for the protein MATFKVPTGIPGLDELLGGGLPRGRIILIVGGPGAGKTIMSAQFLFNGITKYGENGIFVSLEEAKHHFYREMINFGFDFNQLEKQKKFIFLDASPIRHMPDEVKIGKTSVGRSEFSIFSLVERIKTSAEIVNAKRIAIDPLTLLVFQYPDIFKRRAAILDLTEGLMTSDVTVLVTTELRRLGPNRDIDPEEYVAHGVITLQTLPIKRSSMRVIQVEKMREVAIDLQPRPYKITDKGLEVFPAESIFE
- a CDS encoding helix-turn-helix domain-containing protein, which codes for MALDEDYIRACLVKLGLTEYEARIYTVLVRMGQRTASEIGFLGKIPRPKTYGSIKSLELKGFIKVIPSKPERYVAVAPNKILLPLVERLAEDVERCKKVLDDLALSFESSQYIHMEEPYERRELWGFHGREQVQRKILKMVNEAKDSVFNVTSANGAIRICKSLFDAFEEAVGRNLDVRVIAPLTPENEPALRDLKEVIKVKTTTLPLPNYVCADANEILFIEAIPDNHDIKEGRDIGSLTDDPSLVRLHREFFLKLWQII
- the larE gene encoding ATP-dependent sacrificial sulfur transferase LarE translates to MAYSSRSLNWRLSELIRKLGEKESVLVALSGGVDSSLVAAASKIALEDRAVAITADSATLPPGELEAARRVAEEIGIRHLVVKVDELRNPNFVRNKFDRCYYCKKELIAEFKKVANQLRLKTLVDGTNAEDLKANRPGSVALMEEGVYSPLADLGITKGEVRELARLLNLSTVEKPSMACLATRIPYGEEITLGRLSRVAEAERFIKDVVGVKQLRVRDHGNLARVEVGRDERSLIFNEKILESIANKLHSLGYVYVTVDVDGYRSGSMDGALKP
- a CDS encoding caspase family protein, with product MWKQIFAFWLCVTLALTTLTAPSYGSDATVTVCLKNTVTGEIVWEETSTVPAGASAIEVPRALFELIEKAFETTTFEPGKYTAYIGANELSITVSENLTVTFTPRQYGWSVPATDVETVKKLTVKDAKTQKSKPSQTATSGVLGAPCHGTKYAIVIGISDYPGTENDLLYSDDDARDMNRTLVDTYGYVKDNIILLMNGEATRTNIMNAIAQLKARETGGDDEIVFFFSGHGTKGVAADGDKERIDEAIVSHDGTQLVPIWDGELRLEFSGFETTRIICIFDSCLAGGMTDLQTSERIIAMATTERGVAYEGESWENGQFTYYLVEQGMLFGSADRVDHDADAGTRDVTVEEAFDYAKANCSHQTPVISDNFPNDLLL